From one Clostridium cylindrosporum DSM 605 genomic stretch:
- a CDS encoding nitroreductase family protein produces MEVLKALRERRSIRLYLNTPIEDDKLRRVLEAARISPSAKNRQEWKFVVVKDEKTRQRLLPVVRERKFVVDAPVIIVACATESSFIMPCGQPAYTTDLSIAMSYMILEASELGLGTCWIGGFYEDQIKDILGIPENVRVVAMTPLGYPAEKPNTRPRKMLEEIVCYDRYK; encoded by the coding sequence TTTAAGAGAAAGAAGAAGTATTAGATTATATCTAAACACACCTATAGAGGATGATAAACTAAGAAGGGTGCTAGAAGCAGCTAGGATTTCGCCAAGTGCAAAGAATAGACAGGAATGGAAGTTTGTTGTTGTTAAGGATGAAAAAACAAGACAAAGACTTTTACCTGTGGTTAGAGAGCGTAAATTTGTTGTAGATGCACCTGTAATAATAGTTGCATGTGCTACGGAATCATCATTTATAATGCCCTGTGGCCAACCTGCATATACTACTGACTTATCTATTGCTATGTCATATATGATTTTAGAGGCCTCAGAACTTGGACTTGGTACTTGCTGGATTGGGGGTTTTTACGAGGATCAGATTAAAGATATTCTTGGAATACCCGAAAATGTCAGAGTAGTAGCAATGACACCTCTTGGTTATCCAGCTGAAAAGCCAAATACAAGGCCGAGAAAGATGTTAGAAGAAATTGTTTGCTATGATAGATACAAATAA